Proteins co-encoded in one Rhopalosiphum maidis isolate BTI-1 chromosome 2, ASM367621v3, whole genome shotgun sequence genomic window:
- the LOC113552604 gene encoding cell wall protein DAN4-like encodes MAKFVLAVIVVILLRSTTKAGLPQRDEPMTIVVDLDNSYPRDEIKYLQENDDLIDMPKDEPFVNDALVRTMPEEHNMMRSTTETPSVPTNDDQATKSSTMTTTMNTRTTTSTTNSTTVTSTSTPTTMSSTTTIALTTSSTSTMSGTRH; translated from the exons atggctaAATTT GTTCTCGCGGTTATAGTAGTCATATTACTTAGGTCGACCACAAAAGCCGGTCTTCCTCAACGTGATGAACCAATGACTATCGTTGTAGATTTGGACAACAGTTACCCGAGagacgaaataaaatatttacaagaaaATGACGA ttTAATAGATATGCCAAAGGATGAGCCGTTTGTGAACGACGCTTTGGTGAGGACTATGCCGGAAGAGCATAATATGATGAGGAGCACCACCGAAACTCCTTCCGTACCAACGAACGATGACCAGGCGACAAAATCCTCGACTATGACCACGACAATGAATACAAGGACAACGACGAGTACAACAAATTCGACTACCGTCACGTCTACATCGACGCCGACGACGATGTCTTCAACAACCACAATTGCGTTGACGACTTCGTCTACGTCAACAATGTCTGGCACTAgacattaa